The proteins below come from a single Portunus trituberculatus isolate SZX2019 chromosome 2, ASM1759143v1, whole genome shotgun sequence genomic window:
- the LOC123501220 gene encoding uncharacterized protein LOC123501220 — protein sequence MADKRSAVDSESIIETKKKARREQKYREVWEKEFPWLRPSRKGSCKALCKKCGVESDPNYPEIHGDSAWGKLKLTSGSCREEYFTTRDFTGLHYCYVLSATPALLRVELRPKPRVCGKRYVHRNSWRSASQLSSVLVCRPAEGGRRERGDQKRLGRRERGETKVPRPAGALLGSDVAPSSCSERVRPGSSMSEQQQQQQSALGVGKSRHGGKNDLGSGRSTNRGERKFVCQQCDKTLHPDMDLDYTP from the exons ATGGCAGATAAACGCAGTGCCGTGGATAGTGAAAGCATAAtagaaaccaagaaaaaagcAAGGCGTGAGCAGAAGTACAGAGAAGTCTGGGAAAAAGAATTTCCATGGCTAAGACCATCCAGGAAGGGCTCGTGTAAAGCACTGTGTAAAAAATGTGGTGTTGAAAGTGATCCAAACTATCCAGAAATCCACGGGGATTCA GCGTGGGGTAAACTGAAGCTTACGTCTGGCAGCTGCCGCGAGGAGTACTTCACTACCCGGGACTTCACGGGACTTCACTACTGTTATGTCTTGTCTGCTACACCGGCGCTGCTCAGAGTTGAGCTGAGGCCCAAACCCAGGGTGTGTGGCAAGAGGTACGTACATCGTAACTCGTGGCGCTCCGCCTCACAATTATCAAGTGTTCTCGTGTGCCGGcctgctgagggagggagaagggagagaggtgacCAGAAGAGgcttgggaggagagagagaggcgagacaaag GTACCCAGGCCAGCAGGTGCCCTGCTGGGCTCTGACGTGGCTCCATCCAGCTGCAGTGAAAGGGTGAGGCCAGGCAGCAGCATGagtgaacagcagcagcagcagcagtctgcCTTAGGTGTGGGGAAGTCCAGGCATGGTGGCAAGAATGACCTGGGGTCAGGCAGGTCCAccaacagaggagagagaaagtttgtgtgTCAGCAGTGTGATAAAACTTTACATCCAGACATGGACTTAGACTACACACcatga